The Lucilia cuprina isolate Lc7/37 chromosome 5, ASM2204524v1, whole genome shotgun sequence genome includes a window with the following:
- the LOC111687385 gene encoding uncharacterized protein LOC111687385, giving the protein MNIIQFFNLNVIGLIMTLINVQGYGYRSYDMTSNKKTKCLNPPRTARRVENFIKECQEEVKNKLVLEAFRILKQEVHKTHPPINPNDDSIDLIETVETPAATHSETWTESLPPSSPPSQSGEEHVVTHISGSDIDDVIVDDDGDRYEYFIEEDTSNSQRRMIRLLRRISRVGDISNGIYHPTLVPSEDKRIAGCLLHCVYAKNNAIDKKGWPTLDGLVDFYSGGVNEHGFFMATLRSVNLCLRAVTNKYHVDRRKLPEKGQSCDLAFDVFDCISDQITGYCLDQYKS; this is encoded by the exons AtgaatattatacaattttttaatttaaacgtaATCGGTTTGATTATGACATTGATCAACGTACAAGGATATGGTTATCGTAGTTACGATATGACTAGTAATAAG aaaacaaaatgtcTTAATCCTCCTCGTACTGCCAGAAGAgtggaaaatttcattaaagaaTGTCAAGAAGaggttaaaaacaaattagttttGG AGGCCTTTCGCATACTCAAACAAGAGGTCCATAAAACTCATCCTCCCATCAATCCCAATGATGATAGTATTGATCTTATTGAAACTGTAGAAACACCAGCAGCAACACATTCGGAAACATGGACTGAATCATTGCCACCATCATCACCACCATCACAGTCAGGTGAAGAACATGTTGTTACACATATAAGTGGTAGTGATATTGATGATGTGATCGTAGATGATGATGGTGATCGTTATGAGTATTTTATTGAAGAGGATACATCAAACTCTCAACGTCGCATGATTCGTTTATTGAGACGTATAAGTCGTGTGGGTGATATTTCAAATGGTATTTATCATCCGACTTTAGTGCCATCGGAGGATAAAAGGATTGCGGGG TGTCTATTGCATTGTGTTTATGCCAAAAATAATGCCATTGATAAAAAAGGTTGGCCTACTTTAGACGGTTTAGTAGATTTCTACTCAGGTGGCGTTAATGAACATGGATTTTTTATGGCGACTCTAAGATCGGTGAATCTATGTTTGCGTGCTGTGACCAATAAATATCACGTGGATCGCAGAAAACTGCCTGAAAAAGGACAAAGTTGTGATTTGGCTTTTGATGTCTTTGATTGTATATCCGATCAAATAACCGGTTATTGTTTGGATCAatataaatcttaa
- the LOC111683432 gene encoding nematocyst expressed protein 3-like, giving the protein MKFVIVALALVACVMADVSELGYDYHAPAPAPVPEYHPAPAPQNTYIPPAAPAPVPEYHPAPAPAPVPEYHPAPAPQNTYIPPAAPAPVPEYHPAPAPAPVPEYHPAPAPQNTYIPPAAPAPVPEYHPAPAPAPVVPQNTYIPPSAPSAELADDGYRYKTVRRVVYRHRF; this is encoded by the exons ATG AAATTCGTCATTGTTGCTTTGGCTTTGGTAGCCTGTGTTATGGCTGATGTTTCGGAGTTGGGTTATGATTATCATGCTCCTGCCCCAGCACCAGTACCAGAATACCACCCTGCCCCAGCTCCACAAAACACTTACATTCCCCCTGCTGCCCCAGCTCCAGTACCAGAATACCACCCAGCTCCTGCCCCTGCTCCAGTACCAGAATACCATCCTGCCCCAGCTCCCCAAAACACCTACATTCCCCCTGCTGCCCCTGCTCCAGTACCAGAATATCATCCAGCCCCAGCTCCCGCTCCAGTTCCCGAATACCACCCTGCCCCAGCTCCCCAAAACACTTACATTCCCCCTGCTGCCCCTGCCCCTGTACCAGAATACCACCCTGCCCCAGCTCCTGCTCCAGTTGTTCCCCAAAACACTTACATTCCTCCCTCTGCTCCATCTGCTGAACTCGCTGATGATGGTTACCGTTACAAGACTGTCCGCCGTGTCGTCTACCGTCACCGTTTCTAA